The following coding sequences lie in one Panicum virgatum strain AP13 chromosome 6N, P.virgatum_v5, whole genome shotgun sequence genomic window:
- the LOC120678918 gene encoding zinc finger BED domain-containing protein RICESLEEPER 2-like, whose translation MSASTSHTIDSSGTDDEHDSSQPRVRRSKVWQFFEQDLVMVDDVWKAVCKYCGLRLGAQSGTSSLRSHIATTCPAIGDADRNRFLDTIKKKSSDTFVFDPALSRERMVQFVIHAEIEFNKFEDPYFEPWMESLQPTMKCVGRQTVHNDCLKMYEKMKQDLHNEFSVLDSRVCFTSNMWTSLQNLGYMVITAHYVDADFKLKKKIISLKEVKYPHTGYALEEAIVSSLTEWGLRVKMLTLTLDNAGNNTKACELIVQYHKHELLCEGAHLHVRCSAHILNILVQDGMELIHAAIEKIRELLKSIESSPSRIQNFNSIATNKGLKAKRGIYLDIPNRWNSTIRMVREALDYKSVLSTYAEQYLEVAPNEEEWSKAKAICVFLKAFEEATNLVSADRKPTLHKFLPLVLSIRYALNDPAWQNNEVLVDLAAAMKVKFAKYWEPKPVPNESSLRRRKEYDFNVVIVIATILDPRRKFDYVEFFYEKVCSSFDQADKCMKSAQDWLKKYFNEYE comes from the coding sequence ATGTCTGCAAGCACTTCCCACACAATTGATAGCTCTGGaaccgatgatgagcatgattcaTCTCAACCACGTGTTAGGAGATCAAAGGTATGGCAATTCTTTGAGCAAGATTTGGTGATGGTAGATGATGTTTGGAAGGCAGTTTGCAAGTATTGTGGGCTGAGACTTGGGGCTCAATCGGGCACTAGTAGTCTTAGAAGTCATATTGCTACAACTTGCCCGGCTATTGGGGATGCTGATAGAAATAGGTTTTTAGACACCATAAAGAAAAAATCTTCAGATACCTTTGTGTTTGACCCTGCCTTAAGTCGTGAGCGCATGGTTCAGTTTGTCATACATGCTGAAATCGAATTCAATAAATTTGAAGACCCTTACTTTGAGCCATGGATGGAAAGTCTACAACCAACAATGAAATGTGTAGGGCGCCAAACCGTTCATAATGATTGCCTCAAGATGTATGAGAAGATGAAGCAAGATCTTCACAATGAGTTTTCAGTCTTAGACTCTCGTGTGTGCTTCACATCCAATATGTGGACTTCCCTTCAGAACTTAGGATATATGGTCATAACTGCACATTATGTGGATGCTGATTTCAAGCTTAAGAAGAAAATCATTAGTTTGAAGGAAGTCAAGTATCCTCATACCGGCTATGCTTTAGAAGAGGCTATTGTAAGCAGCCTAACCGAGTGGGGTTTAAGGGTGAAAATGCTTACTTTAACCTTAGATAATGCAGGCAACAATACCAAGGCATGTGAACTAATAGTACAGTATCACAAGCATGAGTTGTTATGTGAGGGAGCACATCTGCATGTTAGATGTTCTGCACATATTTTGAATATTCTAGTTCAAGATGGAATGGAACTTATTCATGCTGCAATAGAGAAGATTCGTGAGCTGTTGAAGAGCATAGAATCTTCACCGTCACGAATTCAGAATTTCAACTCAATTGCAACTAATAAGGGTCTTAAAGCAAAACGTGGCATTTATCTGGATATACCAAACAGATGGAATTCTACAATTAGAATGGTACGAGAAGCATTAGATTACAAGTCTGTACTTAGTACTTATGCTGAACAATATCTTGAAGTTGCACCAAATGAAGAAGAGTGGTCAAAAGCCAAAGCGATATGTGTATTTCTCAAGGCTTTTGAAGAAGCCACAAATCTTGTATCGGCTGACCGAAAACCAACTTTGCACAAATTCTTACCATTAGTGCTTTCTATTCGATATGCTTTGAATGATCCAGCATGGCAAAATAATGAAGTTTTGGTAGATTTGGCTGCTGCAATGAAGGTTAAATTTGCGAAATATTGGGAGCCTAAACCAGTGCCTAATGAGTCTAGCCTCCGGAGAAGGAAAGAGTACGATTTTAACGTTGTAATTGTCATTGCCACTATCTTAGATCCAAGAAGAAAGTTTGATTATGTGGAATTCTTTTATGAGAAAGTATGCAGCAGTTTCGATCAAGCTGATAAATGTATGAAATCAGCACAAGATTGGCTGAAGAAGTACTTCAATGAGTATGAATGA
- the LOC120677842 gene encoding F-box/FBD/LRR-repeat protein At2g26030-like yields the protein MDVVTTRSTQRRRLDLDDEPRPLGQQPPPGGGGGDEHDDEGRLDLISRLPDDVLGGVITLLPAKDGARTQVLSRRWCPLWRSAPLNLEADGFAAAQAILASHQGGPGRRFSLTWRGHHLDGFSAVDDVLRPPGLDGLQEFELRYSPSAIIDTDFRLDPAPLSVFRFSPTLRVFTVHCRRRRLQFPTACPVLHLPRLEQLTLKGVVISETTLHGILSSCLVLQSLVLQANAGYRHLRISSPTLRSLGVWANTSREGMLQQINIEDAPLLERLFTDGVCYGGNGQQIQVIRAPKLKILGYLADCVSESEFGIRILKKMEFLSLPNSSAMRTVTILALDVAPDNPDVVVDFLTWFPCVEKLHLSMRHWKMIKRGKPKNARRHVSLECLDQHLKMLELKSYRGDMWEVSLVRFFLSNARVLESLKFLADRGEYSTEWIANQRKQQHWSTRASRGVTICFAPDPDHRRSTCAPTKHIHNLALHDPFDTSACTCLNDEWN from the exons ATGGATGTGGTGACGACGAGATCcacccagcggcggcggctggacctGGATGACGAACCCCGGCCCCTGGGACAGCAACCGCCGcccggaggaggcggaggagacgaaCATGACGACGAGGGGCGGCTCGACCTGATCAGCCGCCTCCCGGACGACGTCCTCGGCGGTGTCATCACGCTGCTCCCCGCCAAGGACGGCGCCCGCACGCAGGTCCTCTCCCGCCGGTGGTGCCCCCTCTGGCGCTCCGCGCCCCTCAACCTCGAGGCCGATGGCTTCGCGGCCGCGCAGGCCATCCTCGCCAGCCACCAGGGCGGGCCCGGCCGCCGCTTCTCCCTCACCTGGCGCGGCCACCACCTGGACGGCTTCTCCGCGGTCGACGACGTGCTCCGGCCGCCCGGCCTCGACGGTCTCCAGGAGTTCGAGCTGCGCTACTCCCCCTCGGCAATCATCGATACGGATTTCCGTCTAGATCCGGCGCCGCTGTCCGTGTTCCGCTTCTCGCCCACCCTGCGCGTCTTCACCGTGCACTGCCGCCGAAGAAGGCTCCAGTTCCCCACGGCCTGCCCCGTGCTCCATCTCCCGCGCCTCGAGCAGCTGACCCTCAAGGGCGTCGTCATCTCCGAGACCACCCTCCATGGCATCTTGTCCAGCTGCCTCGTCCTGCAGAGTTTGGTGCTGCAGGCGAACGCCGGCTACCGCCATCTCCGTATCAGCTCCCCGACGCTACGCAGCCTCGGCGTATGGGCTAACACAAGCCGTGAAGGAATGCTCCAGCAAATCAACATCGAGGATGCTCCACTGTTGGAGAGGCTTTTCACAGATGGTGTATGCTATGGCGGCAATGGCCAACAGATCCAAGTTATCCGGGCACCCAAACTGAAGATACTGGGATATCTAGCTGATTGCGTCTCTGAGTCTGAGTTTGGAATCAGGATTCTCAAG AAAATGGAGTTCCTGAGCCTACCTAATTCTAGTGCGATGCGGACCGTCACAATTCTAGCTCTAGACGTTGCTCCTGACAATCCGGATGTTGTTGTTGACTTCTTGACATGGTTTCCATGCGTGGAAAAGCTACATCTG TCAATGCGCCATTGGAAGATGATCAAACGGGGGAAGCCCAAGAATGCGAGGCGTCATGTTTCGCTCGAATGCCTTGATCAACATCTCAAGATGTTGGAATTGAAAAGTTATCGTGGCGACATGTGGGAAGTGAGCTTGGTCAGGTTCTTTCTCTCAAATGCTAGAGTGCTAGAATCCTTAAAGTTTCTAGCCGATCGTGGCGAATACAGCACGGAATGGATTGCAAATCAGCGTAAACAGCAACATTGGAGCACCAGAGCTTCTCGAGGTGTTACAATCTGCTTTGCGCCTGACCCTGATCATCGTCGGTCAACTTGTGCACCCACGAAGCACATCCACAATTTGGCGCTGCATGATCCCTTTGACACATCGGCATGTACATGCCTAAATGATGAATGGAACTGA
- the LOC120678921 gene encoding uncharacterized protein LOC120678921 has translation MESITAIPFQDRTTLEDLARRLGVSKSHVHKHLKEGKIERHLSAIKPFLTDENKKARVQHALNMLEPSTIPHQPVFKHMYNVIHADEKWYYRTRSNQKYYCAPGEERPRRTYKSKSYIEKVMFFGGQSRPWFNDQNVCVFYGKIGIYAFVTTEPAKRKSPNRPRGTPITKPITSVTRDVVRRYLIDKMLPDIKAKWPAEGRHETIWIQQDNCRSHIPVDDPEFCAAAQADGWDIRLTCQPANSPDTNVLDLGLFAAIQALFHRSGMPKTIDEIVNKVQAAYWNFPVGRSNRVFLTLQGCLREILKEKGGQHYPVPHMKKAMLERLGTLPKTLSCDPMIVQEAIDFLASV, from the coding sequence ATGGAATCGATCACTGCCATACCATTCCAAGACCGAACAACTTTAGAAGATCTAGCAAGGAGGCTGGGAGTGTCAAAGAGCCATGTCCATAAGCACTTGAAAGAAGGAAAAATTGAACGGCACTTGAGTGCCATCAAGCCATTTCTTACAGATGAAAATAAGAAGGCACGGGTGCAGCATGCTCTCAACATGTTAGAACCAAGTACAATTCCTCACCAGCCGGTCTTTAAACATATGTACAATGTGATTCATGCAGATGAAAAATGGTATTATAGGACTAGATCGAATCAAAAATATTATTGTGCGCCGGGTGAGGAAAGGCCTCGTCGAACTTACAAGAGCAAAAGTTACATTGAAAAAGTTATGTTTTTTGGTGGACAATCTCGACCTTGGTTCAATGATCAGAATGTCTGTGTTTTTTATGGGAAGATTGGCATATATGCATTCGTTACCACTGAACCTGCTAAAAGGAAGAGTCCTAATAGGCCACGTGGTACTCCGATCACAAAGCCAATCACATCAGTAACCAGGGATGTAGTCAGACGGTATCTAATTGATAAGATGTTGCCCGATATCAAGGCAAAATGGCCAGCTGAGGGACGCCATGAGACAATATGGATACAACAGGACAATTGTCGAAGTCATATCCCAGTTGATGATCCTGAATTTTGTGCAGCGGCTCAAGCTGATGGATGGGATATCCGTTTGACGTGTCAACCAGCGAATTCCCCAGACACAAACGTGCTTGACCTTGGATTGTTTGCAGCCATACAGGCATTGTTCCATAGGAGTGGCATGCCAAAAACCATTGATGAAATTGTGAATAAGGTTCAAGCAGCTTATTGGAATTTTCCAGTTGGCAGGTCAAATAGAGTATTCCTCACTCTTCAAGGTTGCTTACGGGAGATActcaaagaaaaaggagggcAACATTATCCTGTGCCTCACATGAAGAAGGCAATGTTGGAGAGATTAGGAACGCTGCCGAAGACTTTGTCATGTGATCCAATGATTGTTCAAGAAGCAATAGATTTTCTAGCCTCTGTCTGA
- the LOC120677841 gene encoding uncharacterized protein LOC120677841 → MTSSDDDAAKPAADANAARDEEARAAEAARAAALARTEEAEREAASAQADLDAAAARLRATQERAAAERAAPAPSKEDDADAFHHGEDDIDLQAALLQQEAAVLLNLHAQAVSVQNIRTLVPLLLDVNSTFYARWKESFLDVLGKYSLERHVLSDAVAPASPSWVRMNCVVRTWLLGAISDDLADSVSERGASARAIWLAIESQFLGNRTTRALYADQEFRAFSQGDLSVVDYCRRFKRMAEDLRDLGQPISEEMLVLNIIRGLNERFSALGLHLRRSTPLPSFLQVRDNLRLEELTMAKAPPAAALTALSGSNTGDSGGSKPPTPALPRPPQQQDSAPKTPQQSASNSGGGGF, encoded by the coding sequence ATGACTTCTAGCGATGATGACGCCGCCAAGCCTGCCGCCGACGCTAACGCTGCACGCGACGAGGAAGCACGCGCAGCCGAGGCTGCCCGAGCTGCTGCTCTGGCCCGCACCGAGGAAGCTGAGCGGGAGGCCGCCTCCGCTCAGGCCgatctcgacgccgccgccgctcgtctccGTGCCACGCAAGAGCGCGCTGCTGCCGAacgtgccgcgcccgcgccctccAAGGAAGATGACGCCGACGCCTTCCACCATGGCGAAGACGACATCGACCTCCAGGCCGCTCTTCTCCAACAGgaggccgccgtcctcctcaaTCTCCATGCGCAAGCTGTCTCTGTCCAGAACATCCGGACTCTCGTCCCGCTGCTCCTGGATGTCAACTCCACCTTCTACGCCCGCTGGAAAGAGTCCTTCCTTGACGTCCTCGGAAAGTACTCGCTGGAACGCCATGTTCTCTCCGACGCCGTTGCCCCTGCTTCTCCTTCCTGGGTGCGGATGAATTGTGTCGTCCGCACCTGGCTGCTCGGCGCCATCTCTGACGATCTCGCCGACTCTGTCTCCGAGCGCGGCGCCTCCGCTCGTGCGATCTGGCTCGCCATCGAGTCCCAATTCCTTGGGAACCGTACCACCCGAGCTCTCTACGCCGACCAAGAGTTCCGGGCCTTTTCCCAAGGCGATCTCTCCGTCGTCGACTACTGCCGCCGCTTCAAACGCATGGCGGAAGATCTTCGGGACCTCGGCCAACCGATCTCCGAGGAGATGCTCGTCCTCAACATCATCCGTGGGCTCAATGAGCGCTTCAGCGCCCTTGGTCTTCATCTTCGTCGCAGCACCCCGCTCCCTTCCTTCCTCCAGGTGCGCGACAACCTTCGTCTCGAGGAGCTGACCATGGCCAAAGCTCCCCCCGCCGCTGCCCTCACCGCCCTCTCCGGCTCCAACACCGGCGACTCTGGCGGATCCAAGCCACCCACCCCGGCGCTGCCTCGACCACCCCAGCAGCAGGACTCCGCCCCGAAGACGCCACAGCAGTCGGCGTCCAACTCCGGGGGCGGCGGCTTCTAG